One region of Polaribacter pectinis genomic DNA includes:
- the rplA gene encoding 50S ribosomal protein L1, with product MAKLTKKQKEAYAKLDSSISYDLASASALVKDITNVKFDASVDLAIRLGVDPRKANQMVRGVVTLPHGTGKDVKVLALVTPDKEAEATAAGADYVGLDEYLQKIKGGWTDVDVIITMPSVMGKLGPLGRVLGPRGLMPNPKTGTVTMDVAKAVQDVKAGKIDFKVDKTGIVHAAIGKVSFDAKKIEENANELIQTILKLKPTTAKGTYVKSVFMSSTMSPSIAVEVKTV from the coding sequence ATGGCAAAATTAACAAAAAAGCAAAAAGAAGCTTACGCAAAATTAGATAGTTCTATATCTTATGATTTAGCATCTGCTTCAGCGCTAGTCAAAGACATTACTAATGTAAAGTTTGATGCATCAGTAGATTTAGCAATACGTTTAGGAGTAGATCCACGTAAAGCTAATCAAATGGTTAGAGGTGTAGTAACATTACCTCACGGAACTGGTAAGGATGTAAAAGTTTTAGCATTAGTAACTCCAGATAAAGAAGCAGAAGCTACAGCAGCTGGTGCAGATTATGTTGGATTAGATGAATACCTTCAAAAAATTAAAGGAGGTTGGACAGATGTAGATGTAATTATTACAATGCCAAGTGTAATGGGTAAATTAGGTCCTTTAGGAAGAGTTTTAGGTCCTAGAGGTTTAATGCCAAACCCAAAGACTGGTACAGTAACAATGGATGTTGCAAAAGCTGTTCAAGATGTAAAAGCTGGTAAAATCGATTTTAAAGTTGATAAAACTGGTATCGTTCATGCTGCAATTGGAAAAGTATCTTTTGATGCTAAAAAGATTGAAGAAAATGCAAACGAATTAATACAAACAATTCTTAAACTGAAACCTACAACTGCAAAAGGAACGTATGTAAAAAGCGTTTTTATGTCTAGTACTATGAGTCCTAGTATTGCTGTTGAAGTAAAAACTGTTTAA
- the rplJ gene encoding 50S ribosomal protein L10 has product MTREEKSQVIQDLTAVLADTNTLYLADISGLNAQTTSNLRRACFKAGVQLSVVKNTLLAKAMEASDKDFGDLPTTLKGNTSMMISEAANAPAKLIKEFRKKSKKPLLKGAFAEESVYIGDDQLDALVDIKSREELIGEIVGLLQSPAKNVISALQSGGQTLSGLIKTLSEK; this is encoded by the coding sequence ATGACTAGAGAAGAGAAATCACAAGTAATACAAGATTTAACAGCAGTATTAGCAGACACTAACACGTTATATTTAGCAGATATTTCTGGACTTAATGCACAGACTACCTCTAATTTACGTAGAGCTTGTTTCAAAGCAGGTGTTCAGTTATCAGTTGTTAAGAATACATTACTTGCGAAAGCAATGGAAGCATCAGACAAAGACTTTGGTGACCTTCCAACAACGTTAAAAGGTAATACTTCAATGATGATTTCTGAAGCAGCAAATGCTCCAGCAAAATTAATCAAAGAATTCAGAAAAAAATCAAAGAAACCTTTATTAAAAGGAGCCTTTGCAGAAGAGTCTGTTTACATTGGAGACGATCAATTAGATGCTTTAGTAGATATTAAATCTAGAGAAGAACTTATTGGAGAAATCGTTGGATTATTACAATCACCAGCTAAAAATGTTATTTCAGCATTACAATCAGGTGGTCAAACACTTTCAGGTCTTATTAAGACATTATCTGAAAAATAA
- the rplL gene encoding 50S ribosomal protein L7/L12 gives MADLKDFAEQLVNLTVKEVNELATILKDEYGIEPAAAAVAVAGPAAGGDEAADEQTEFDVILTAAGGSKLAVVKLVKELTGLGLKEAKGIVDSAPAAVKEGVSKDEAEGLKKSLEEAGAEVELK, from the coding sequence ATGGCAGATTTAAAAGATTTCGCAGAGCAATTAGTTAACTTAACAGTAAAAGAAGTTAATGAATTAGCTACTATCTTAAAAGATGAGTATGGTATTGAGCCAGCAGCAGCAGCAGTTGCAGTAGCAGGACCAGCAGCAGGTGGTGATGAAGCAGCAGATGAGCAAACTGAATTTGACGTAATTTTAACAGCAGCAGGTGGTTCTAAACTTGCAGTAGTAAAATTAGTTAAAGAATTAACTGGTTTAGGATTAAAAGAAGCTAAAGGTATCGTAGATAGCGCACCAGCAGCAGTAAAAGAAGGTGTATCTAAAGATGAGGCTGAAGGTCTTAAAAAATCTTTAGAAGAAGCTGGAGCAGAGGTAGAGCTTAAGTAA
- the rpoB gene encoding DNA-directed RNA polymerase subunit beta: protein MATKNTTERINFATSQMIKEYPDFLDIQVKSFQDFFQLQTKAEERGEEGLYKTFMDNFPITDTRNQFVLEFLDYFVDPPRYSIQECIERGLTHSVPLKARLKLYCTDPEHEDFETIVQDVYLGTIPYMTNSGTFVINGAERVVVSQLHRSPGVFFGQSFHANGTKLYSARVIPFKGSWIEFATDINQVMYAYIDRKKKLPVTTLFRAIGFERDKDILEIFDLAEEIKVSKAGLKKVLGRKLAARVLKTWHEDFVDEDTGEVVSIERNEIIFDRDTILEKEHIDEIIEAGAKTVLLHKVDNDMADYAIIHNTLQKDPTNSEKEAVEHIYRQLRNAEPPDEETARGIIDKLFFSEQRYNLGEVGRFRMNTKLQLNEPIDQKVLTKLDIITIIKYLIELINSKAEVDDIDHLSNRRVRTVGEQLAGQFGVGLARMARTIRERMNVRDNEVFTPIDLINAKTLSSVINSFFGTNQLSQFMDQTNPLAEITHKRRLSALGPGGLSRERAGFEVRDVHYTHYGRLCPIETPEGPNIGLISSLSVFAKVNNLGFIETPYRKVNEGVVASEEPIYLSAEEEEGMRFAQSNVDLDEKGAFTAEKIISREGGDFPVVTPQEVQYMDVAPNQIASISASLIPFLEHDDANRALMGSNMMRQAVPLLRPESPIVGTGLERRVAKDSRILINAEGAGVVEYVDANKITIKYDRTDEEKMVSFDSDEVSYNLIKFRKTNQGTNINLKPIVQKGDRVSEGQVLCEGYATQKGELALGRNMKVAFMPWKGYNFEDAIVISEKVVREDIFTSIHIDEYSLDVRDTKLGTEELTNDIPNVSEEATSNLDENGMIRIGAEVNPGDILIGKITPKGESDPTPEEKLLRAIFGDKAGDVKDASLKASPSLRGVVIDKKLFKRAVKDKNKRLRDKEAVATLEASFVGKFESLKDELIEKLFTLISGKTSQGVFNDLGEEVLPKGKKYTLKMLNSVDDYVHLTGSWTTDKELNDLVGELVHNYKIKVNDLQGSLRRQKFTISVGDELPAGILKLAKVYIAKKRKLKVGDKMAGRHGNKGIVARIVRAEDMPFLEDGTPVDIVLNPLGVPSRMNIGQIYETVLGWAGQKLGTKYATPIFDGASLDQINEITDDAGVPRFGHTYLYDGGTGKRFDQPATVGIIYMIKLGHMIEDKMHARSIGPYSLITQQPLGGKAQFGGQRFGEMEVWALEAYGASSILREILTVKSDDVMGRAKTYEAIVKGESMPEPGLPESFNVLMHELKGLGLDVRLEE from the coding sequence TTGGCAACGAAAAACACTACTGAAAGAATCAACTTCGCTACTTCTCAAATGATTAAAGAATATCCAGACTTTTTGGATATTCAGGTAAAGTCTTTTCAAGACTTTTTCCAGCTTCAAACAAAGGCAGAAGAAAGAGGTGAAGAAGGTTTGTACAAAACCTTCATGGATAACTTTCCAATAACAGATACAAGAAACCAATTTGTATTAGAATTTTTAGACTACTTTGTAGATCCTCCAAGATATTCAATTCAAGAATGTATAGAAAGAGGTTTAACGCATAGTGTGCCTTTAAAAGCACGTCTAAAATTATACTGTACAGATCCTGAACATGAAGATTTTGAAACTATTGTACAAGATGTTTATCTTGGTACAATTCCATATATGACTAATTCTGGTACCTTTGTAATTAATGGTGCAGAACGTGTTGTGGTTTCACAATTACACAGATCTCCAGGTGTATTTTTTGGACAATCTTTCCATGCAAACGGTACAAAATTATACTCTGCAAGAGTAATTCCTTTCAAAGGATCTTGGATAGAGTTTGCTACCGATATCAATCAAGTTATGTATGCTTATATTGATAGAAAGAAAAAATTACCAGTTACAACATTATTCAGAGCCATTGGTTTTGAAAGAGATAAAGATATATTAGAAATTTTTGATCTTGCAGAAGAAATTAAAGTTTCTAAAGCTGGATTAAAAAAAGTATTAGGTCGCAAATTGGCCGCTAGAGTTCTAAAAACTTGGCATGAAGATTTTGTGGATGAAGATACTGGAGAAGTTGTATCTATTGAAAGAAATGAAATTATTTTCGATCGTGATACAATTTTAGAAAAAGAACACATAGATGAAATAATTGAAGCAGGTGCTAAAACCGTTTTACTACATAAAGTAGATAACGATATGGCAGATTATGCAATTATTCATAATACATTACAGAAAGATCCTACCAATTCCGAGAAAGAAGCAGTAGAACATATTTATAGACAATTACGTAATGCAGAACCGCCAGATGAGGAGACTGCAAGAGGTATTATAGATAAGTTATTCTTTTCTGAGCAAAGGTATAATTTAGGAGAGGTTGGTCGTTTTAGAATGAATACTAAACTTCAATTAAATGAACCAATTGATCAAAAAGTATTAACAAAATTAGATATTATTACAATTATTAAATATTTAATTGAATTAATCAACTCTAAAGCAGAAGTAGATGATATTGATCACTTATCTAACAGAAGAGTTAGAACTGTAGGTGAACAATTAGCAGGTCAGTTTGGTGTTGGTTTAGCGAGAATGGCAAGAACAATTCGTGAGCGTATGAATGTGCGTGACAATGAAGTGTTTACACCAATCGATTTAATTAATGCTAAAACATTATCGTCTGTAATTAATTCTTTCTTTGGAACGAACCAGTTATCTCAATTTATGGATCAAACAAATCCATTAGCAGAGATTACACACAAGCGTAGATTATCTGCACTTGGGCCAGGTGGTTTATCAAGAGAAAGAGCAGGTTTTGAGGTACGTGATGTTCACTATACACATTATGGACGTTTATGTCCAATCGAAACACCAGAGGGACCAAATATTGGTTTAATTTCTTCACTTTCTGTATTTGCAAAAGTGAATAATTTAGGTTTCATTGAAACTCCATATAGAAAGGTTAATGAAGGTGTTGTAGCAAGCGAAGAACCAATTTATTTAAGTGCAGAAGAAGAAGAAGGAATGCGTTTTGCGCAATCTAATGTAGACTTAGATGAAAAAGGAGCCTTTACAGCAGAAAAAATTATTTCTAGAGAAGGTGGTGATTTCCCAGTTGTTACTCCGCAAGAAGTTCAATATATGGATGTTGCTCCAAATCAAATTGCATCGATTTCTGCGTCTTTAATTCCATTCTTGGAACACGATGATGCGAATAGAGCTTTGATGGGATCTAACATGATGCGTCAAGCAGTTCCATTATTACGTCCAGAATCTCCAATTGTAGGTACTGGTTTAGAACGTAGAGTTGCAAAAGATTCTCGTATTTTAATAAATGCTGAAGGTGCAGGAGTTGTAGAATATGTTGATGCTAATAAAATTACCATCAAATATGATAGAACTGATGAAGAGAAAATGGTAAGTTTCGATTCTGATGAAGTTTCTTATAACTTAATTAAGTTTAGAAAAACGAATCAGGGAACAAACATTAATCTAAAACCAATTGTACAAAAAGGTGATAGAGTTTCTGAAGGTCAAGTTCTTTGTGAAGGTTATGCAACACAAAAAGGAGAATTAGCTTTAGGTAGAAATATGAAAGTAGCCTTTATGCCTTGGAAAGGGTATAACTTTGAGGATGCAATTGTAATTTCTGAAAAAGTGGTTCGTGAAGATATATTTACATCTATACATATTGATGAGTATTCTTTAGATGTTAGAGATACAAAATTAGGAACTGAAGAGTTAACTAATGATATTCCTAACGTTTCTGAAGAAGCTACTAGCAATTTAGATGAAAATGGAATGATTAGAATTGGAGCAGAAGTAAATCCTGGTGATATCTTAATTGGTAAAATTACACCAAAAGGAGAATCTGATCCAACTCCAGAAGAAAAATTATTACGAGCTATTTTTGGTGATAAAGCAGGTGATGTAAAAGATGCATCATTAAAAGCTTCTCCATCATTAAGAGGTGTAGTAATTGATAAAAAATTATTCAAAAGAGCTGTAAAAGATAAGAACAAGAGATTAAGAGATAAAGAAGCAGTAGCTACTTTAGAAGCTTCATTTGTTGGGAAATTTGAAAGCTTAAAAGATGAATTAATAGAGAAGTTATTCACTTTAATCAGTGGAAAAACATCTCAAGGAGTATTTAATGATTTAGGAGAAGAAGTTTTACCAAAAGGTAAAAAATATACACTTAAAATGTTAAATTCTGTTGATGACTATGTGCATTTAACAGGTTCTTGGACAACTGATAAAGAATTAAATGATTTAGTAGGTGAATTAGTTCACAACTATAAAATCAAGGTAAATGATTTACAAGGTTCTTTAAGACGTCAAAAATTTACAATTTCAGTTGGAGATGAATTGCCAGCAGGAATTTTAAAACTAGCTAAAGTTTACATCGCTAAAAAACGTAAGTTAAAAGTAGGTGATAAAATGGCAGGACGTCACGGAAATAAAGGTATTGTTGCTCGTATTGTAAGAGCAGAAGATATGCCTTTCTTAGAAGACGGAACTCCAGTAGATATCGTTTTAAATCCATTAGGGGTACCATCTCGTATGAACATTGGTCAGATTTATGAAACTGTTCTTGGATGGGCAGGTCAAAAATTAGGAACTAAATATGCAACACCAATTTTTGATGGAGCATCTTTAGACCAGATTAATGAAATTACTGATGATGCAGGTGTACCAAGATTTGGACACACTTATTTATATGATGGTGGAACAGGAAAACGTTTCGATCAGCCAGCAACAGTTGGTATCATTTATATGATTAAGTTAGGACACATGATTGAAGATAAAATGCATGCACGTTCTATTGGACCATATTCATTAATTACACAACAACCATTAGGTGGTAAAGCACAATTTGGTGGACAACGTTTTGGAGAGATGGAAGTTTGGGCATTAGAAGCATATGGTGCATCTAGTATCTTAAGAGAAATCTTAACTGTAAAATCTGATGATGTAATGGGTAGAGCTAAAACTTACGAAGCAATCGTAAAAGGAGAGTCTATGCCAGAACCAGGTTTACCAGAATCATTTAACGTATTAATGCATGAACTGAAAGGTTTAGGTTTAGACGTTAGATTAGAAGAATAA
- the rpoC gene encoding DNA-directed RNA polymerase subunit beta' — protein sequence MARKQEKYTVKKFNKISIGLSSPEAILEISKGEVLKPETINYRTHKPERDGLFCERIFGPVKDYECACGKYKRIRYKGIVCDRCGVEVTEKKVRRDRVGHINLVVPVAHIWYFRSLPNKMGYLLGLPSKKLDMIIYYERYVVIQPGIAKGPEGEPLQKMDFLTEEEYLDIADELPQDNQYKDDSDPDKFIAKMGAECLIDLLARIDLDGLSFELRHKANTETSKQRKTEALKRLNVVEAFRDSQKNRENNPEWMIMKAVPVIPPELRPLVPLDGGRFATSDLNDLYRRVIIRNNRLKRLVEIKAPEVILRNEKRMLQESVDSLFDNTRKSSAVKTESNRPLKSLSDSLKGKQGRFRQNLLGKRVDYSARSVIVVGPELRLSECGIPKDMAAELYKPFVIRKLIERGIVKTVKSAKKIIDRKEPVVWDILENVIKGHPVLLNRAPTLHRLGIQAFQPKLIEGKAIQLHPLACSAFNADFDGDQMAVHLPLGPEAILEAQILMLASHNILNPANGAPVTVPSQDMVLGLYYMTKERISTPEVKIKGEGLTFYSPEEVTIAFNEEMVDLNAGIKVRTQDIDENGEQVTRIIKTTVGRVLFNEKVPAAAGYINEVLTKKNLRGIIGGILKATDIPTTGNFLDEIKNMGYKFAFQGGLSFSLGDIIIPVEKQSMIDEANKEVDIIVGNYNMGMLTQKERYNQVIDVWGSTNNRLTELSMKNLREDQQGFNSVYMMLDSGARGSKEQIRQLTGMRGLMAKPKKSTAGGGEIIENPILSNFKEGLSILEYFISTHGARKGLADTALKTADAGYLTRRLVDVSQDVIINEEDCGTLRGLEVAPLKKNDEIVESLADRIEGRVSLNNVYDLLTDELLLEANQPITYQLAEKVQASGIDSVEVRSALTCESDKGICAKCYGQSLSTLNKVQIGEAVGVIAAQSIGEPGTQLTLRTFHVGGVAGNISEDNKLTAKFDGKVSIEDLRTVTGKDNDGNDVEIVISRTAEIKIIDKKTGIIQSTNIIPYGSYIFDKERTSIKKGDVICQWDPFNGVIVSEFAGKVKFDNLEQGMNYSVEIDEQTGFQEKVMTDSKNKKIIASLIIEDNDGNALRSYSLPVGAHLMVSDGDKVESGHTLVKIPRKSGKAGDITGGLPRVTELFEARNPSNPSVVSEIDGVVSFGKIKRGNREIIVESKTGDIRKYLVKLSNQILVQENDFIKAGMPLSDGATTPSDILRIKGPSAVQEYLVNEIQEVYRLQGVKINDKHFEVVVRQMMRKVKIIDSGDTLFLENQLIHKIDFIKDNDAIYGMKVVEDAGDSENLKPGQIISARQLRDENSLLRRNDKNLVTAREAKPATAEQVLQGITRASLQTKSFISAASFQETTKVLNEAAVSGKIDTLEGLKENVIVGKKIPAGTGMRSYDNVIVGSKDEMEKSF from the coding sequence ATGGCAAGAAAACAAGAGAAGTACACTGTAAAAAAGTTTAACAAAATCTCAATTGGTTTATCATCACCAGAAGCTATTTTAGAAATTTCTAAAGGTGAAGTTTTAAAACCAGAAACAATAAACTACCGTACACACAAACCAGAAAGAGATGGTTTATTTTGTGAGCGTATTTTTGGTCCTGTTAAGGATTATGAATGTGCTTGTGGAAAATACAAAAGAATTCGTTATAAAGGAATTGTTTGTGATAGATGTGGGGTAGAAGTAACAGAAAAGAAAGTACGAAGAGATAGAGTTGGTCACATTAATTTAGTGGTACCAGTTGCTCATATTTGGTACTTTAGATCATTACCTAACAAAATGGGTTACCTTTTAGGTTTACCATCTAAAAAGTTAGATATGATTATTTACTACGAAAGATACGTAGTAATTCAGCCAGGTATTGCAAAAGGACCTGAAGGAGAACCATTACAAAAAATGGATTTCTTAACTGAAGAAGAATATTTAGATATTGCAGACGAGTTACCACAAGATAACCAATACAAAGATGATTCTGACCCAGATAAGTTTATCGCTAAAATGGGTGCAGAATGTTTAATTGATTTATTAGCACGTATCGATTTAGATGGGTTGTCTTTTGAATTAAGACACAAAGCAAACACAGAAACATCTAAACAACGTAAAACTGAAGCATTAAAACGTTTAAATGTTGTTGAAGCATTTAGAGACTCTCAAAAGAATAGAGAGAATAATCCAGAATGGATGATAATGAAAGCAGTTCCGGTAATTCCACCAGAATTGAGACCATTAGTACCATTAGATGGAGGACGTTTTGCAACTTCAGATTTAAATGATTTATATAGAAGAGTTATTATTAGAAACAATCGTTTAAAAAGATTGGTTGAAATAAAAGCTCCAGAAGTTATTTTACGTAATGAAAAACGTATGTTACAAGAATCTGTAGATTCTTTATTTGATAACACACGTAAATCATCAGCTGTTAAAACTGAATCTAACAGGCCTTTAAAATCTTTATCAGATTCATTAAAAGGAAAACAAGGACGTTTCCGTCAGAATTTATTAGGAAAACGTGTAGATTATTCAGCACGTTCTGTAATTGTTGTTGGACCAGAATTAAGATTGTCAGAATGTGGTATCCCAAAAGATATGGCAGCTGAACTTTACAAGCCTTTTGTAATTAGAAAATTAATTGAAAGAGGAATTGTAAAAACAGTAAAATCTGCAAAGAAAATTATAGATAGAAAAGAACCAGTTGTTTGGGATATTTTAGAAAATGTAATTAAAGGACATCCAGTTTTATTAAACAGGGCTCCTACTTTACACAGACTTGGTATACAAGCTTTTCAACCAAAATTAATTGAAGGAAAAGCAATCCAATTACATCCATTAGCATGTTCTGCATTTAATGCGGATTTCGATGGAGATCAAATGGCAGTTCACTTACCATTAGGACCAGAGGCTATTTTAGAAGCGCAAATATTAATGTTAGCTTCTCATAATATTTTAAATCCTGCAAATGGTGCGCCAGTAACTGTACCTTCACAGGATATGGTACTTGGGTTATACTACATGACTAAAGAAAGAATTTCTACTCCTGAAGTTAAAATTAAAGGAGAAGGATTAACTTTCTATTCACCAGAAGAAGTAACTATTGCTTTTAACGAAGAAATGGTAGACTTAAATGCTGGTATTAAAGTTAGAACTCAAGATATTGATGAAAATGGAGAGCAAGTAACTAGAATTATTAAAACTACTGTAGGTAGAGTTTTATTTAATGAAAAGGTTCCTGCTGCTGCTGGTTATATTAATGAAGTATTAACTAAGAAAAACTTACGTGGAATTATTGGTGGTATTTTAAAAGCTACAGATATTCCTACAACAGGAAACTTCTTAGACGAAATAAAAAACATGGGATATAAATTTGCCTTCCAAGGTGGTTTATCATTCTCATTAGGAGATATCATTATTCCAGTTGAAAAGCAATCTATGATTGATGAAGCTAATAAAGAAGTGGATATCATTGTAGGAAATTATAATATGGGTATGTTAACGCAAAAAGAGCGTTACAATCAGGTAATTGATGTTTGGGGTTCTACCAACAATAGATTAACTGAATTATCTATGAAAAACTTACGAGAAGACCAACAAGGTTTTAACTCGGTTTACATGATGCTAGATTCTGGTGCAAGGGGTTCTAAAGAACAAATTCGTCAGTTAACAGGTATGCGTGGATTAATGGCAAAACCTAAAAAATCTACAGCTGGAGGTGGAGAAATTATTGAGAATCCAATTCTTTCTAACTTTAAGGAAGGATTATCTATTCTTGAATACTTTATCTCTACTCACGGTGCACGTAAAGGATTGGCAGATACCGCTTTAAAAACGGCAGATGCTGGTTACTTAACTCGTAGATTGGTAGATGTTTCTCAAGATGTTATTATTAACGAAGAAGATTGTGGTACATTAAGAGGTTTAGAAGTAGCTCCTTTAAAGAAAAATGATGAGATTGTAGAATCTTTAGCAGATAGAATTGAAGGTAGAGTTTCTTTAAATAATGTTTATGATCTTTTAACTGATGAGTTATTATTAGAGGCAAATCAACCAATAACATATCAATTAGCAGAAAAAGTACAAGCTTCTGGAATTGATTCTGTTGAAGTAAGATCTGCATTAACATGTGAGTCTGACAAAGGTATTTGTGCAAAATGTTATGGGCAGAGTTTATCTACTCTTAACAAAGTACAAATTGGTGAGGCAGTTGGTGTAATTGCAGCACAGTCTATTGGTGAGCCAGGTACACAGTTAACACTTCGTACATTCCACGTTGGTGGGGTTGCAGGAAACATATCTGAAGATAACAAGTTAACTGCTAAATTTGATGGAAAAGTTTCTATTGAAGATTTACGAACTGTAACAGGTAAAGACAATGATGGTAATGATGTAGAAATTGTAATTTCAAGAACTGCAGAAATTAAAATTATTGACAAGAAAACAGGAATTATTCAAAGTACAAACATTATTCCTTATGGTTCTTACATTTTCGATAAAGAAAGAACTTCAATTAAAAAAGGTGATGTAATTTGTCAGTGGGATCCATTTAACGGAGTTATTGTTTCTGAATTTGCAGGAAAAGTGAAGTTTGACAATTTAGAGCAAGGTATGAACTACTCTGTGGAAATTGATGAACAAACAGGTTTCCAAGAGAAAGTAATGACTGACTCTAAAAACAAGAAAATAATTGCTTCTTTAATTATTGAAGATAATGATGGTAATGCTTTACGTTCTTACAGTTTACCAGTAGGTGCACACCTAATGGTAAGTGATGGAGATAAAGTAGAATCTGGCCATACATTAGTAAAAATACCAAGAAAATCTGGTAAAGCAGGAGATATTACTGGAGGTTTACCTCGTGTAACAGAATTGTTCGAAGCACGTAACCCTTCTAACCCATCTGTTGTTTCAGAAATTGATGGTGTTGTATCTTTTGGTAAGATTAAGCGTGGTAATAGAGAAATTATTGTAGAATCTAAAACGGGTGATATTAGAAAGTATTTAGTGAAACTTTCTAACCAGATTTTAGTTCAAGAGAATGACTTTATTAAAGCTGGTATGCCATTATCAGATGGAGCAACAACTCCTTCAGATATTTTAAGAATTAAAGGACCGTCTGCAGTACAAGAATACTTGGTAAATGAAATACAAGAAGTATATCGTTTGCAAGGTGTAAAAATTAACGACAAGCATTTCGAAGTTGTTGTACGTCAAATGATGCGTAAAGTTAAAATTATAGATTCTGGAGACACTTTATTTTTAGAGAATCAATTAATTCATAAAATTGACTTTATCAAAGACAATGACGCTATCTACGGAATGAAAGTTGTTGAAGATGCAGGAGATTCAGAAAACTTAAAGCCAGGTCAGATTATTTCTGCACGTCAATTAAGAGATGAAAATTCTTTATTAAGAAGAAATGATAAAAACCTAGTAACCGCTAGAGAAGCAAAACCTGCAACTGCAGAACAAGTTTTACAAGGTATTACTAGAGCATCACTTCAAACAAAATCGTTTATTTCTGCAGCTTCTTTCCAAGAAACTACAAAAGTATTAAACGAAGCAGCTGTAAGTGGTAAAATAGATACTTTAGAAGGATTGAAAGAGAATGTAATTGTAGGTAAGAAAATACCAGCAGGAACAGGAATGAGATCTTATGACAACGTAATTGTTGGCTCTAAAGATGAAATGGAAAAAAGTTTCTAA
- a CDS encoding DUF3467 domain-containing protein, which produces MEQNKNKEGQLNIELDQEIAEGTYSNLAIINHSVSEFIVDFINIMPGVPKAKVKSRIILTPQHAKRLTKALADNVRKFEEAHGEIKDYEQPPIPMNFGPTGQA; this is translated from the coding sequence ATGGAACAAAATAAAAACAAAGAAGGACAATTAAATATAGAATTAGATCAAGAAATTGCAGAAGGAACATATTCTAATTTGGCAATAATTAATCATTCTGTATCAGAATTTATTGTAGATTTTATAAATATTATGCCTGGTGTACCAAAAGCTAAAGTAAAATCTAGAATTATTTTAACACCACAACACGCAAAAAGATTAACAAAAGCATTAGCAGATAATGTTAGAAAGTTTGAAGAAGCGCATGGTGAAATTAAAGATTATGAGCAGCCTCCAATTCCAATGAATTTTGGACCAACAGGACAAGCTTAA
- a CDS encoding alpha/beta hydrolase — protein sequence MKTYFSFLLIFVFKICPAQTTYLDKVTKTTKKTYTYKKTKEYKLKLDFYKPRKLKGEVPLVIYVHGGGFSGGKRNDKNTINFATNLAERGYAVASISYRLTMQKLGFGCATNFKDKINAFNFASEDISYAVKFILDNKKKFNIDSKKIILVGTSAGAEAILNLVYVYNNKILARNFKFAGVISMAGAIVSTENITLKNAIPTQLFHGTKDKLVPYNIAPHHYCNKKDKGYLMLYGSKAISEKLNSLKKPFYLYTIKDGDHSWSGRPMQECTEEIIDFLYYDVLKNNKRQISFIKKSET from the coding sequence ATGAAAACCTACTTCTCATTTTTATTAATTTTTGTTTTTAAAATTTGTCCAGCACAAACTACTTATTTAGATAAAGTTACAAAAACAACAAAAAAAACATATACCTATAAAAAAACAAAAGAATACAAATTAAAATTAGATTTTTATAAACCAAGAAAACTTAAAGGAGAAGTTCCTTTAGTAATTTATGTTCATGGTGGTGGTTTTTCTGGAGGAAAACGAAATGATAAAAACACTATAAACTTTGCAACTAATTTAGCCGAACGTGGCTATGCAGTAGCATCTATTTCCTATAGATTAACTATGCAAAAATTAGGCTTTGGGTGCGCTACAAATTTTAAAGATAAAATTAATGCTTTCAATTTTGCTTCAGAAGATATAAGTTACGCAGTAAAATTTATTTTAGATAATAAGAAAAAATTCAATATTGATTCTAAAAAAATAATATTAGTAGGAACAAGTGCTGGTGCAGAAGCTATACTTAATTTGGTATATGTTTACAATAATAAAATATTAGCAAGAAATTTTAAATTTGCTGGAGTCATAAGCATGGCAGGTGCTATTGTTTCTACTGAAAACATTACCCTTAAAAATGCAATTCCCACTCAATTATTTCACGGTACAAAAGATAAATTAGTACCTTATAATATTGCTCCCCACCATTATTGTAATAAAAAAGATAAAGGTTATTTAATGCTTTATGGCTCTAAAGCAATTTCAGAAAAATTAAATAGTTTAAAAAAACCTTTTTATTTGTATACAATTAAAGATGGAGATCATAGTTGGTCTGGTAGACCTATGCAAGAGTGTACTGAAGAAATTATTGATTTCTTATATTATGATGTTCTAAAAAATAATAAAAGACAAATTAGTTTTATAAAAAAAAGTGAAACATAG